One Candidatus Marsarchaeota archaeon DNA segment encodes these proteins:
- a CDS encoding succinylglutamate desuccinylase/aspartoacylase family protein: MKTYDIGSGNVKIAVVGSIHGNELVGSRVIARLAMNPPAGVWLRLIVANEAAISLNRRFVDVDGNRCFPGSRNGNTEQRMAFELLEAIEGCDYLIDIHSTFARQPDIIIVTHKRAMALARRIPVKKIVVMERAIANGGSLIDYADCGVSLEFSRSRSTAYVENIVRTTISNLVTHRETSGKEMYHSIRFVPKLGTPSGIRNFIMVKKGATIQVANGKRIRSATSFYPLFFGEKGYAGLCMMLKKIP; this comes from the coding sequence ATGAAGACATACGATATCGGATCTGGCAATGTCAAGATAGCAGTAGTGGGGTCAATACACGGCAACGAGCTTGTCGGGAGCAGAGTAATCGCTAGACTCGCCATGAATCCGCCAGCAGGCGTCTGGCTGAGACTCATCGTGGCCAATGAAGCAGCCATCTCACTGAACAGGAGGTTCGTCGACGTGGATGGCAACAGGTGCTTTCCAGGCAGCAGGAATGGGAACACCGAGCAGAGGATGGCATTCGAGCTACTCGAGGCGATTGAAGGCTGCGACTATCTGATTGATATACACTCTACATTTGCAAGGCAGCCTGACATAATAATAGTCACCCACAAGCGCGCGATGGCGCTTGCCAGAAGGATTCCAGTAAAGAAGATTGTGGTCATGGAAAGGGCCATAGCCAATGGCGGCTCACTGATAGACTACGCTGACTGCGGCGTCAGCCTGGAGTTCAGCAGGAGCAGAAGCACGGCCTACGTAGAGAACATAGTGAGAACGACAATATCCAACTTAGTCACTCACAGGGAAACCAGCGGCAAGGAGATGTACCACTCAATAAGGTTCGTCCCGAAGCTCGGCACGCCATCAGGCATAAGAAATTTCATCATGGTTAAGAAAGGGGCAACCATACAGGTTGCAAATGGCAAGAGGATCAGGAGCGCAACCAGCTTCTATCCAT